The window TTGCTGTTGACTACACCAGTGACTATGTTTTCTGGCCGATATTCAGGTTGGATGGAACGTTGCTGGCAGTCGAAATGATAAGCCATTTTAATGGTCTTTCGGGCAAGCTGAGCATGCCTGCCGATATTCTTCTCATGCAATTAAATCCACGCCAGAAGCATGATTTGGTTCATGAACAGCTGCTTTTTATCAAAGAAAAATCCGCATGGTTTATCGATAACCACATTCAATTGGTGCTGAAGGTGGGGCGTGAAATAGCAGAAATTTTAATCAATTCTGAAGTGCTGCGCGGCGAAATCAAACGTCTCGACTTTGTCCTGTTGGAAATTAATGAGTTTTTCCCGCAGCTCTCGCAGGGAAAAGAAAACGCCATGTTGCTGAATCTGAGTCAGGCCTTTCCTTTATGGCTGGATAATTTTGGTTCTGGAAAGACAACGCTTAAGCCTTTGTATGATGGCCTGGTACAAGGTGTAAAGTTGGATCGCCAGTTCATTGGGCAACTTTTATCGCGTCCGGCAAATACGTTGATGATGGAGCCGTTGCTGCGGACGATTAAAAGCAGCTATTCAGGCATCAGCATTGTCGCCAAGGAGATCGACACCGTGGCGATTCTGAACACAATGAGACTACTGGACATTGATGCCGTTCAGGGGCAAATGTGGCCTGCCGTACATTTTGACGAACTTGAGCCACACACGGCGCTTATTGGCTAATTCAATCGGTCTAACTACTTTTCGGATGTGAGGTTTTTTTGGATCTCGCTTGTGAAGCGAATACCCTTATGTTTCCTCCGTGTTAATTTCATTACCATCCCTCTACACTTTCTGCATACCCGTTAGTCGATGTGTGGTGAGCGTGTGGCTCTCTTCACCTGAACAGGGTGGTATTAGGGAGACAAGATGCAGCAGACACCGTTATTCAAAAATCACTATTTTCACCAATTGCCGGGGTTCTATACCGCGCTACAGCCCAAACCGCTACATGGTGCGCGCTTGCTTTACCATAGCGAGGGGTTAGCCGCCGAACTCGGTTTGTCTTCTGACTGGTTTACGCCAGAACAGGATGCCGTTTGGAGCGGCGAGCGTTTGTTGCCGGGAATGGAGCCGCTGGCGCAGGTGTATAGCGGCCATCAGTTTGGCATGTGGGCCGGCCAATTGGGTGACGGGCGCGGCATCCTGCTGGGAGAACAACAGCTGGCAGATGGTCGCAGCATGGACTGGCACCTGAAAGGCGCAGGGCTGACGCCGTATTCGCGCATGGGGGACGGTCGTGCCGTGCTGCGCTCGGTGATACGCGAATTTCTGGCCTCGGAAGCGATGCACCATTTGGGGATCCCCACTACGCGGGCGTTGACGATTGTCACCAGCACGCATCCGGTACAGCGTGAGCAGGAAGAAAAGGGCGCCATGCTGATGCGCGTAGCGGAAAGCCATGTGCGTTTCGGCCATTTTGAACACTTCTACTATCGCCGTGAGCCGGAAAAGGTGCGTCAACTGGTGGAGTATGTCATTGCCCGCCACTGGCCGCAGTGGGAAAACGATGAGCGTCGCTATGAGCTGTGGTTTGGCGATGTGGTAGAACGTACCGCCCGTCTGATTACGCACTGGCAGGCGGTGGGGTTTTCACACGGCGTGATGAATACGGATAATATGTCGATTCTGGGGCTGACCATCGACTACGGTCCTTATGGCTTTTTAGATGCCTATCAACCCAACTTTATTTGTAACCACTCCGATCATCGCGGGCGCTATGCGTTTGATAATCAGCCTGCGGTGGGGCTGTGGAATCTACATCGTCTGGCGCAGGCGCTGTCGGGGTTGATGGATACCGACACGCTGGAGCGCGCGCTTGCCCGCTATGAACCGGCGTTGATGCAGCATTATGGCATGCTGATGCGCGCCAAGTTGGGCTTGTTTACCGCGAGCGCGGAAGATAATGACGTACTGGTCGGGCTGTTACGTCTGATGCAGCAGGAAGGCAGCGACTACACCCGCACGTTCCGTTTGCTGGCAGACAGTGAAAAGCTGGCATCGCGTGCGCCGCTCCGTGATGAGTTTATCGACAGAGCAGCGTTCGATAGCTGGTTTGCGACCTATCGCCAAAGGCTGATGCAGGAAGAGCAAGGTGATGAAGAGCGACGTCGGTTGATGAATACGACGAATCCGAAATTTATTCTGCGTAATTATCTGGCGCAAATGGCGATTGAACGGGCTGAAAACGATGACATCAGCGTACTGGCACGTCTGCATCAAGCTTTGTGTCAGCCGTTTGACGAACAG is drawn from Pectobacterium aroidearum and contains these coding sequences:
- a CDS encoding EAL domain-containing protein, yielding MRIHLAVDYTSDYVFWPIFRLDGTLLAVEMISHFNGLSGKLSMPADILLMQLNPRQKHDLVHEQLLFIKEKSAWFIDNHIQLVLKVGREIAEILINSEVLRGEIKRLDFVLLEINEFFPQLSQGKENAMLLNLSQAFPLWLDNFGSGKTTLKPLYDGLVQGVKLDRQFIGQLLSRPANTLMMEPLLRTIKSSYSGISIVAKEIDTVAILNTMRLLDIDAVQGQMWPAVHFDELEPHTALIG
- a CDS encoding protein adenylyltransferase SelO; translation: MQQTPLFKNHYFHQLPGFYTALQPKPLHGARLLYHSEGLAAELGLSSDWFTPEQDAVWSGERLLPGMEPLAQVYSGHQFGMWAGQLGDGRGILLGEQQLADGRSMDWHLKGAGLTPYSRMGDGRAVLRSVIREFLASEAMHHLGIPTTRALTIVTSTHPVQREQEEKGAMLMRVAESHVRFGHFEHFYYRREPEKVRQLVEYVIARHWPQWENDERRYELWFGDVVERTARLITHWQAVGFSHGVMNTDNMSILGLTIDYGPYGFLDAYQPNFICNHSDHRGRYAFDNQPAVGLWNLHRLAQALSGLMDTDTLERALARYEPALMQHYGMLMRAKLGLFTASAEDNDVLVGLLRLMQQEGSDYTRTFRLLADSEKLASRAPLRDEFIDRAAFDSWFATYRQRLMQEEQGDEERRRLMNTTNPKFILRNYLAQMAIERAENDDISVLARLHQALCQPFDEQPDKNELAALPPEWGKHLEISCSS